The following coding sequences lie in one Mesorhizobium sp. NZP2298 genomic window:
- a CDS encoding branched-chain amino acid ABC transporter permease, giving the protein MHFGPHLLLAALEGLVTSAVLALTALGLSLVFGVMRVVNVAHGEFFMLGAVLAWAISTAIGGHPALGFLAALVIAPLIVGTIALIAEQLVLRRLNYNPEATIVATIGMLYIIQQLALTFYGPEARPVEPPFSYRILLPWFGYSGYKLSIIAASALLLIATWLVLTRTKIGLIMRATQYDSETAQAFGIPVDRVYGGVFALGAMLAAIAAVLIVPISQAHYLMGQDPLLLSFIVVIIGGLGSLRGTVVAAVLIGLSDGIISMFFSPTLAKIIATLLVAMVLVFRPQGLFGTASR; this is encoded by the coding sequence ATGCACTTCGGACCCCATCTCCTCCTTGCCGCCCTCGAAGGCCTCGTCACCTCCGCCGTGCTGGCGCTGACGGCGCTTGGGCTGTCGCTGGTGTTCGGCGTGATGCGGGTGGTCAATGTCGCGCATGGCGAGTTCTTCATGCTGGGCGCGGTGCTCGCCTGGGCGATCTCCACGGCGATCGGCGGCCACCCGGCGCTCGGCTTCCTGGCGGCACTGGTGATTGCGCCGCTGATCGTCGGCACCATTGCCCTGATCGCCGAACAGCTGGTGCTGCGCCGGCTCAACTACAATCCGGAAGCCACCATCGTCGCCACCATCGGCATGCTCTACATCATCCAGCAGCTGGCGCTGACCTTCTATGGTCCGGAGGCGCGGCCGGTGGAGCCGCCGTTCAGCTACCGCATCCTTTTGCCGTGGTTCGGCTACTCCGGCTACAAACTGTCCATCATCGCAGCTTCCGCTCTTCTCTTGATCGCCACATGGCTGGTGCTGACACGCACCAAAATCGGCCTCATCATGCGCGCCACGCAGTATGACAGCGAGACGGCGCAAGCGTTCGGCATCCCGGTCGACCGTGTCTACGGTGGCGTCTTCGCGCTCGGCGCCATGCTGGCGGCGATCGCCGCGGTGCTGATCGTGCCGATCAGCCAGGCGCATTATCTGATGGGACAGGACCCGCTGCTGCTTTCCTTCATCGTCGTCATCATCGGCGGCCTCGGCTCGCTGCGCGGCACCGTCGTCGCCGCCGTGCTGATCGGCCTGTCCGATGGCATCATCTCGATGTTCTTCTCGCCGACCCTGGCCAAGATCATCGCCACGCTGCTGGTCGCCATGGTGCTGGTGTTCCGGCCGCAAGGCCTGTTCGGAACGGCATCGCGATGA
- the pncA gene encoding bifunctional nicotinamidase/pyrazinamidase, translating into MADEALVVIDLQNDFCPGGALAVTGGDEIVPLVNDMIRRTDHVVLTQDWHPAGHSSFASSHPGAQPFTMIEMPYGQQTLWPDHCIQGSLGSDFHSGLAWTKAELVIRKGFRPAIDSYSAFFENDHTTPTGLAGYLRERGIDSLTLVGLATDFCVGFSALDAVSQGFNTTVRLDACRGIDLNGSLNAMLRRMRDAGVTLEDHLSD; encoded by the coding sequence ATGGCCGACGAAGCGCTTGTTGTCATCGACCTGCAGAACGACTTTTGCCCGGGCGGCGCGTTGGCCGTGACCGGGGGTGACGAGATCGTGCCGCTGGTCAACGATATGATCCGGCGGACCGACCATGTCGTGTTGACGCAGGACTGGCACCCCGCCGGCCATTCGAGCTTTGCCTCCAGCCATCCGGGCGCGCAGCCTTTCACCATGATCGAGATGCCCTATGGCCAGCAGACGCTGTGGCCGGACCATTGCATCCAGGGCAGCCTCGGCTCGGATTTCCATTCCGGCCTTGCCTGGACCAAGGCCGAGCTCGTCATCCGCAAGGGGTTTCGCCCAGCGATCGACAGCTATTCGGCGTTCTTCGAGAACGACCACACGACGCCGACGGGTCTCGCCGGCTATCTCAGGGAGCGCGGCATCGACAGTCTGACCCTGGTCGGCCTGGCGACCGATTTCTGCGTCGGCTTTTCAGCGCTGGACGCTGTCAGCCAGGGGTTCAACACCACCGTCCGGCTCGACGCCTGCCGCGGCATCGACCTCAACGGCTCGCTCAATGCCATGCTGCGTCGCATGCGCGATGCCGGCGTGACGCTTGAAGACCATTTGTCGGACTGA
- a CDS encoding ABC transporter ATP-binding protein, producing the protein MTETNKAETKSEALVISGLDCFYGEVQVLYGLDLVLNKGEVLCLFGRNGAGKTTTLKAIMGLVPSSAGSIRLDGRELTGLPAHEVPKAGVAYVPQGRRLFAEMTVAENIEIGLMARSKGKAVRENVLDLFPLLRQRLRQRSGTLSGGEQQMLAMARALCLEPQVLLLDEPTEGLMPSMIAKIRETVSTLRDMGVSTILVEQRVDAVLSVADRVSFIENGRNRETVDVEELRADPSAVRRYVGVG; encoded by the coding sequence ATGACCGAAACGAACAAGGCGGAGACAAAGTCTGAAGCGCTGGTGATCTCGGGACTGGACTGCTTCTATGGGGAGGTCCAGGTGCTCTACGGTCTCGACCTCGTGCTGAACAAGGGCGAGGTGCTGTGCCTGTTCGGCCGCAACGGCGCCGGCAAGACGACGACGCTGAAGGCGATCATGGGACTGGTTCCGTCAAGCGCCGGCTCGATCAGGCTCGACGGCCGGGAATTGACCGGCCTGCCGGCGCATGAGGTGCCGAAGGCCGGCGTCGCCTATGTGCCGCAGGGCCGGCGGCTGTTCGCCGAGATGACGGTGGCGGAAAACATCGAGATCGGCCTGATGGCACGCAGCAAGGGCAAAGCCGTGCGCGAAAACGTGCTCGACCTCTTCCCGCTGCTGCGCCAGCGGTTGCGGCAACGGTCGGGCACCTTGTCGGGCGGTGAGCAGCAGATGCTGGCGATGGCGCGCGCGCTCTGCCTCGAGCCGCAGGTGCTCTTGCTCGACGAGCCGACCGAAGGTCTGATGCCGTCGATGATCGCCAAGATCCGCGAGACGGTTTCGACGCTGCGCGACATGGGTGTCTCGACCATCCTGGTCGAGCAGCGGGTCGACGCGGTGCTGTCGGTCGCCGACCGCGTCTCGTTCATCGAGAATGGCCGCAACCGCGAGACGGTCGATGTCGAGGAACTGCGTGCCGATCCATCGGCGGTCAGGCGCTATGTCGGCGTTGGTTGA
- a CDS encoding sodium:proton antiporter, which produces MTGAAIAVAMLFPEAALAAEEHALPGASMSLWWALPFAGLLLSIATGPLLFHHVWEHHYGKIAALWAAFVVVPLALAFGLPSATEAVLHALLTEYMSFIILLFALFTISGGILVAGNIHGTPLVNAGLLLVGALLASVIGTTGASMILIRPIIRANDNRPFNAHVVVFFIFLVSNIGGSLTPLGDPPLFVGFLRGIDFFWTTTNLYRETLFVGGLVLAAFLAIDIILHRREAGAPKIKDPTPDSKIRIRGLPNIPLLAGVIGAILLSATWKPEISVSIQGVTLELQNLVRDGVILALAFVSLAVSRKEYREANGFNWGPIAEVAKLFAGIFICIVPVIAILRAGHEGALAPLVALVTSAQGTPNDLAYFWLTGALSSFLDNAPTYLVFFELAGGDPRHLMTEFASTLAAISAGAVFMGANTYIGNAPNFMVYAIARQRGVGMPGFFGYMLWSGLVLIPTFLIAGFVFFG; this is translated from the coding sequence ATGACGGGTGCCGCCATCGCCGTCGCGATGCTGTTCCCGGAAGCGGCTTTAGCGGCCGAGGAACACGCGTTGCCCGGCGCCTCGATGTCGCTGTGGTGGGCACTTCCCTTTGCCGGCCTGCTGCTGTCGATTGCCACCGGCCCGCTGCTGTTCCACCATGTTTGGGAGCACCACTACGGCAAGATCGCGGCGCTTTGGGCCGCATTTGTGGTGGTGCCTTTGGCTCTTGCCTTCGGTCTGCCTTCGGCGACCGAGGCGGTGCTGCATGCGCTGCTTACCGAATACATGTCCTTCATCATCCTGCTGTTTGCGCTGTTCACCATTTCGGGCGGCATTCTGGTCGCCGGCAACATCCACGGCACGCCGCTGGTCAATGCCGGGCTGCTGCTGGTCGGCGCGCTGCTCGCCTCGGTCATAGGCACGACGGGCGCCTCGATGATCCTGATCCGGCCGATCATCCGCGCCAACGACAACAGGCCGTTCAATGCCCATGTCGTCGTCTTCTTCATCTTCCTGGTGTCCAATATCGGCGGCTCGCTGACGCCGCTCGGCGATCCGCCGCTGTTCGTTGGCTTCCTGCGTGGCATCGACTTCTTCTGGACGACCACGAACCTCTATCGGGAAACGCTGTTCGTCGGCGGCCTGGTGCTGGCGGCGTTCCTGGCGATCGACATCATCCTGCACCGGCGCGAGGCAGGCGCGCCGAAGATCAAGGACCCGACACCGGATTCGAAGATACGCATTCGAGGCCTGCCAAACATTCCGCTGCTGGCCGGGGTCATCGGCGCCATCCTGCTGTCGGCGACATGGAAGCCTGAGATCAGCGTCTCCATTCAAGGCGTGACGCTGGAACTGCAGAACCTGGTGCGCGACGGCGTCATCCTGGCGCTCGCCTTCGTCTCGCTGGCGGTTTCGCGCAAGGAATACCGCGAGGCGAACGGCTTCAACTGGGGACCGATCGCGGAAGTGGCAAAACTGTTTGCCGGCATCTTCATCTGCATCGTGCCGGTCATTGCCATTTTGAGAGCCGGCCATGAGGGCGCGCTGGCGCCGCTGGTCGCGCTCGTCACCTCGGCGCAAGGCACGCCCAACGACCTCGCCTATTTCTGGCTGACCGGAGCGCTGTCGTCCTTCCTCGACAATGCGCCGACCTACCTGGTGTTCTTCGAGCTTGCCGGCGGCGATCCACGCCATCTGATGACCGAATTCGCCTCGACGCTTGCGGCGATCTCGGCGGGTGCGGTGTTCATGGGCGCCAACACCTATATCGGCAATGCGCCCAACTTCATGGTCTATGCCATCGCCAGGCAGCGCGGCGTCGGGATGCCGGGCTTCTTCGGCTACATGCTGTGGTCCGGGCTGGTGCTGATCCCGACTTTCTTGATCGCGGGCTTTGTGTTTTTCGGCTGA
- a CDS encoding ABC transporter substrate-binding protein, translating to MDKSKTFNLPKTGLTRRTALKGLAAGAGLAMAPGFVRYSQAQSSAPIKIGFQSHRTGIGAAYGRWYEKTTAAAVKAINAAGGINGRQVEVIIEDDGTDPGRGAEVVGKFATQHKTDIVFGTLFSHVVIGSAPAAGENKMPYFVVSEGHHVASTKLNRYVFQPGITDVKSQIQSMAPWIAANAGKKVTQIFPDFAFGYDHRDYLPPALKAQGADVIAQIAIPPTESSFTKYFPQIPAETEVIYHVMVGPAVLTFVKELGEFYGSNRPQLFGFIDSLEAVDINSPGLEFLDGSHFWEGSPRYAQADDTEAQKAYRAAVGIDDNGAAVGDPKDVSTAAHMFGCWETLYVVKKAMEDAGYKGPEDRAKLVEATEALTAFAEGPEHPQGPKTFNGKIHQCFGIQNISKVEGGKLKVVHKTKIEDGLYEAEGDYTTQAL from the coding sequence ATGGACAAGAGCAAGACCTTCAACCTCCCGAAAACCGGTCTCACCCGCCGCACGGCGCTGAAGGGCCTGGCAGCGGGCGCGGGCCTCGCCATGGCGCCCGGCTTCGTCCGCTATTCCCAGGCGCAGAGTTCGGCGCCAATCAAGATCGGCTTCCAGTCGCACCGGACCGGCATCGGTGCCGCCTATGGCCGCTGGTATGAGAAGACCACCGCCGCCGCGGTGAAGGCGATCAACGCCGCCGGAGGCATCAATGGCCGTCAGGTCGAGGTCATCATCGAGGATGACGGCACCGATCCCGGCCGTGGCGCCGAGGTAGTCGGCAAGTTCGCCACGCAGCACAAGACCGACATCGTCTTCGGCACGCTGTTTTCGCATGTCGTCATCGGCTCGGCGCCCGCCGCCGGCGAAAACAAGATGCCCTATTTCGTCGTCAGCGAAGGCCACCACGTCGCTTCGACCAAGCTCAACCGCTACGTCTTCCAGCCCGGCATCACCGATGTGAAGAGCCAGATCCAGTCGATGGCGCCGTGGATCGCGGCCAATGCCGGCAAGAAGGTGACGCAGATCTTCCCCGATTTCGCTTTCGGCTACGATCATCGCGACTATCTGCCGCCGGCGCTGAAGGCGCAGGGCGCCGATGTCATTGCGCAGATCGCCATCCCGCCGACGGAATCGTCCTTCACCAAGTATTTCCCGCAGATCCCGGCCGAGACCGAGGTGATCTACCACGTGATGGTCGGTCCGGCGGTGCTCACCTTCGTCAAGGAACTCGGCGAGTTCTACGGCTCCAACCGGCCGCAGCTGTTCGGCTTCATCGATTCGCTCGAAGCCGTAGACATCAACAGCCCGGGGCTGGAATTCCTCGACGGCAGCCATTTCTGGGAAGGCTCGCCGCGCTATGCCCAGGCCGATGATACAGAGGCGCAGAAAGCCTATCGCGCCGCCGTCGGCATCGACGACAATGGCGCCGCCGTCGGCGACCCCAAGGATGTCTCCACCGCCGCGCACATGTTCGGCTGCTGGGAAACGCTCTACGTCGTCAAGAAGGCGATGGAGGATGCCGGCTACAAAGGGCCGGAAGACCGCGCCAAGCTGGTCGAGGCAACCGAGGCGCTGACCGCCTTCGCCGAAGGCCCGGAGCATCCGCAGGGGCCGAAGACCTTCAATGGCAAGATCCACCAGTGTTTTGGGATCCAGAACATCTCCAAGGTCGAAGGCGGCAAGCTGAAGGTCGTGCACAAGACCAAGATCGAGGACGGGCTCTACGAGGCCGAAGGGGATTATACGACGCAGGCGCTTTGA
- a CDS encoding ABC transporter ATP-binding protein — translation MTPLLITKGLSRNFGGLRAVDNVDFTLMPGEIRAVIGPNGAGKTTFVSLVSGRIQPSSGMIVFDGVDITSQPAYVRVRQGIAYTFQITSVYANLSVYANVALPAQLTLRHGPSKSAIQAAVMAALERTGLADQAAMPAGQLSYGHQRLLEVAMGLALKPRLLILDEPTQGLADGEIDNFITLVREIAKNATVLLIEHNMPVVMHLAGRITVFNAGKILAEGTPEAIRENAAVQEAYLGTAP, via the coding sequence ATGACACCACTTTTGATCACCAAGGGCCTGTCGCGCAATTTCGGCGGCCTGCGCGCCGTCGACAATGTCGATTTCACCTTGATGCCGGGCGAGATCCGCGCCGTCATCGGCCCCAACGGCGCCGGCAAGACCACCTTCGTCAGCCTGGTCAGCGGCCGTATCCAGCCCTCTTCCGGCATGATCGTCTTCGACGGCGTCGACATCACCAGCCAGCCGGCCTACGTCCGGGTCCGCCAAGGCATCGCCTACACGTTCCAGATCACCAGCGTCTATGCCAACCTGTCCGTTTACGCCAACGTCGCGCTGCCCGCGCAACTGACACTGCGGCATGGCCCTTCCAAGAGCGCGATACAGGCCGCCGTCATGGCGGCGCTCGAACGCACCGGCCTTGCCGACCAAGCCGCCATGCCGGCCGGACAATTATCCTATGGCCATCAGCGCCTGCTGGAAGTGGCGATGGGCCTTGCACTGAAGCCGCGCCTGCTGATCCTCGACGAGCCGACGCAAGGGCTGGCCGACGGCGAGATCGACAATTTCATCACCCTGGTGCGCGAGATCGCCAAAAACGCCACCGTGCTGCTGATCGAACATAACATGCCTGTGGTCATGCATCTGGCCGGCCGCATCACCGTCTTCAACGCCGGCAAGATCCTGGCCGAAGGCACGCCGGAAGCGATCCGCGAGAACGCAGCGGTGCAGGAGGCCTATCTGGGGACCGCCCCATGA
- a CDS encoding branched-chain amino acid ABC transporter permease, which translates to MSEASPAKAYALHLGVIILLFVLSFVLPEYYHGLLARIMVLAVFAMGYNMLFGYVGLLSLGHAMFFGAGLYGAGLAVIQLGWDVPLAFLSGIACGAVLALMIGLLALRTTGVAFMIVTMMFAQVFYLLILYFAAWTGGDQGMVVPQPARVLTFGATALDLTNPTVRYMTALALFSLVLLITLAIVRSRYGRVLVAIRENEERTKMLGYDTFSNKLAAVVVSGTICAASGAAYALLFGYVGSSFASVQYSILPLLWVLLGGGATTLGPLIGTVFMYYVIDITSGYTSAYLLIVGIALILLVLFFPKGILGSIRQRWLGWLP; encoded by the coding sequence ATGAGCGAAGCTTCGCCGGCAAAGGCCTATGCGCTGCATCTCGGCGTCATCATCCTGCTCTTCGTGCTGAGCTTCGTGCTGCCTGAGTACTATCACGGCCTTCTCGCCCGCATCATGGTGCTGGCGGTGTTCGCCATGGGCTACAACATGCTGTTCGGCTATGTCGGCCTGCTCAGCCTCGGCCATGCCATGTTCTTCGGCGCCGGGCTTTACGGCGCCGGCCTTGCCGTCATCCAGCTCGGCTGGGACGTGCCACTGGCCTTCCTCAGCGGGATTGCCTGCGGCGCGGTGCTGGCGCTGATGATCGGCCTTCTTGCACTGCGCACCACGGGCGTCGCCTTCATGATCGTCACCATGATGTTCGCGCAGGTCTTTTACCTCCTCATCCTCTACTTCGCGGCGTGGACCGGTGGCGACCAGGGCATGGTCGTGCCGCAGCCGGCGCGTGTCCTCACTTTCGGCGCGACCGCGCTTGACCTCACCAACCCGACCGTGCGCTATATGACGGCGCTGGCGCTGTTCTCGCTCGTGCTGCTGATCACGCTGGCCATCGTCCGCTCCCGCTATGGCCGGGTGTTGGTCGCCATCCGCGAGAACGAGGAACGCACGAAGATGCTCGGCTACGACACCTTCTCCAACAAGCTCGCGGCAGTCGTCGTCTCCGGCACTATCTGCGCCGCCTCGGGCGCTGCCTACGCGCTGCTGTTCGGCTATGTCGGATCGAGCTTCGCCTCGGTGCAATACTCGATCCTGCCGTTGCTGTGGGTGCTGCTCGGCGGCGGCGCCACCACGCTCGGGCCGCTGATCGGCACGGTCTTCATGTACTATGTCATCGACATCACCAGCGGCTACACCTCCGCCTATCTGCTGATCGTCGGCATCGCACTGATCCTGCTGGTGCTGTTTTTCCCCAAGGGCATTCTCGGCAGCATCCGTCAGCGCTGGCTCGGGTGGCTGCCATGA